In one window of Thunnus thynnus chromosome 23, fThuThy2.1, whole genome shotgun sequence DNA:
- the LOC137175532 gene encoding zinc finger protein 70-like isoform X1 — translation MGTSPDPHLPRSSMHLLVPPLRLMSACMWQVAQEQNVDQYEKVAEFITLVTEMVPGLMNYRLRSQLILGLRARLILELLKRMDTVDCKTIQDHLNSFQQKTTNFKPEEDQDGAVEISRSAFVELVQTLLRNQSEKERFFKDVFPVQYGVRFDTALQILVWEFFYRLENFLPVPSFSQVFSMFDLSSFDYEMEQFVSHPDDLKKILQHQQEHQKMTKNEFTFMPDTILSALTSKRTSEASEDHSDRKINRGGKDRKQDTEKSQGRNQEKICSIEDTCEDDGETDDSSSEVNPYSRPQDCGLSPLSSSPCSEEGGAASDSETVGEASFQQPRCSKRSMKGAKEHLELSRNKEPAEESTIKSSTEGRSDVSPPFREDAIRANKNTCLECGKTFASSSNLKNHRYVHSSERPFKCTQCEKTYKSPKDLNQHFLIHSNSGALSFACSLCEKKFRSHSSLTVHLRRHNGERPFACSYCDKKFLTNSVLKSHMRIHTGERPYACTFCDKKFTQLYPRTVHLRMHMKEKPYLCSTCGMSFCSSGALLVHSRTHTGERPHQCESCGKSFASAAQLIVHRRYHTGERPYPCSQCDKSFHCSSGLKKHMRTHTGEKPHQCLTCHKTFSQKSNMKIHLKVHKNI, via the exons ATGGGAACAAGTCCAG ATCCTCATCTTCCTCGGTCATCCATGCACCTGCTGGTTCCTCCGTTGAGGTTGATGTCAGCCTGTATGTGGCAGGTGGCCCAAGAGCAAAATGTTGACCAATATGAAAAAGTGGCTGAATTCATCACGTTGGTGACAGAGATGGTTCCAGGGCTGATGAACTACAGGCTGAGATCTCAGCTAATCCTGGGGCTGAGAGCTCGG ctcatCCTTGAATTGTTAAAAAGGATGGATACAGTTGACTGTAAAACTATCCAGGATCATCTTAACAGTTTCCAACAGAAGACAACAAACTTCAAGCCTGAAGAG GACCAAGATGGAGCGGTGGAGATTTCAAGGTCGGCTTTTGTGGAGCTGGTTCAGACTTTGCTTAGAAACCAATCAGAAAAGGAGCGTTTTTTCAAG GATGTATTCCCAGTACAATATGGAGTTCGTTTTGATACAGCGCTGCAGATCCTGGTGTGGGAGTTCTTTTACCGACTGGAGAACTTCCTCCCAGTACCAAGTTTTTCACAG GTATTCTCCATGTTTGACCTTTCATCCTTCGACTATGAGATGGAGCAGTTTGTTTCTCATCCTGATGATCTGAAGAAGATTTTGCAGCATCAGCAGGAGCATCAAAAGATGACTAAGA ATGAATTCACCTTCATGCCAGACACTATCCTCTCCGCACTCACATCTAAACGGACTTCAGAGGCATCTGAGGATCATAGTGACCGCAAAATAAACAGGGGAggtaaagacagaaaacaagataCTGAGAAGTCACAGGGAAGAAATCAAGAAAAGATCTGCAGCATAGAAGACACATGTGAGGACGATGGAGAGACTGACGACAGTTCCAGTGAAGTTAATCCATACTCTCGGCCGCAGGACTGTGGACTGTCACCACTCAGTTCTTCCCCGTGTTCTGAAGAAGGTGGTGCAGCAAGTGACAGTG AAACAGTTGGTGAAGCCTCCTTCCAGCAACCTAGATGCTCAAAAAGGTCAATGAAAGGAGCAAAGGAACATCTGGAACTGAGTAGAAACAAGGAGCCAGCAGAAGAGAGCACGATCAAGTCCTCAACAGAAGGCAGATCTGATGTCTCCCCTCCGTTCAGGGAGGACGCCATAAGAGCCAATAAAAACACCTGCCTGGAGTGTGGCAAGACTTTTGCATCTAGTTCCAACTTGAAAAACCATCGTTATGTTCACTCTTCGGAGCGACCATTCAAGTGCACTCAGTGCGAAAAGACATATAAAAGTCCTAAAGATCTCAATCAGCATTTCCTTATTCACTCTAACTCTGGAGCGCTGTCCTTCGCTTGCAGCCTTTGTGAGAAGAAATTTAGGTCTCACTCTTCGCTTACAGTTCATCTGCGACGTCACAATGGAGAAAGGCCGTTTGCCTGCTCGTACTGCGACAAGAAATTCCTGACAAACTCAGTCTTGAAGTCCCACATGCGCATTCACACTGGTGAACGCCCGTATGCCTGTACTTTTTGCGACAAGAAATTCACACAGCTCTATCCGCGCACTGTTCATCTCAGGATGCATATGAAAGAGAAACCGTATCTGTGCAGCACCTGTGGTATGTCTTTCTGTAGCTCCGGCGCCCTGCTGGTGCATTCACGAACTCACACGGGGGAGCGGCCTCATCAGTGTGAATCCTGCGGAAAAAGTTTCGCCTCAGCTGCACAGCTAATAGTACATCGTAGGTACCACACAGGAGAGAGGCCATATCCTTGCTCACAATGTGACAAATCCTTTCACTGTAGTTCAGGACTGAAGAAACACATGAGGACACACACGGGAGAGAAACCTCACCAGTGTTTAACGTGTCACAAGACGTTTTCACAAAAGTCTAACATGAAAATACACCTCAAAGTCCACAAGAACATCTAG
- the LOC137175532 gene encoding zinc finger protein 70-like isoform X2, with amino-acid sequence MDTVDCKTIQDHLNSFQQKTTNFKPEEDQDGAVEISRSAFVELVQTLLRNQSEKERFFKDVFPVQYGVRFDTALQILVWEFFYRLENFLPVPSFSQVFSMFDLSSFDYEMEQFVSHPDDLKKILQHQQEHQKMTKNEFTFMPDTILSALTSKRTSEASEDHSDRKINRGGKDRKQDTEKSQGRNQEKICSIEDTCEDDGETDDSSSEVNPYSRPQDCGLSPLSSSPCSEEGGAASDSETVGEASFQQPRCSKRSMKGAKEHLELSRNKEPAEESTIKSSTEGRSDVSPPFREDAIRANKNTCLECGKTFASSSNLKNHRYVHSSERPFKCTQCEKTYKSPKDLNQHFLIHSNSGALSFACSLCEKKFRSHSSLTVHLRRHNGERPFACSYCDKKFLTNSVLKSHMRIHTGERPYACTFCDKKFTQLYPRTVHLRMHMKEKPYLCSTCGMSFCSSGALLVHSRTHTGERPHQCESCGKSFASAAQLIVHRRYHTGERPYPCSQCDKSFHCSSGLKKHMRTHTGEKPHQCLTCHKTFSQKSNMKIHLKVHKNI; translated from the exons ATGGATACAGTTGACTGTAAAACTATCCAGGATCATCTTAACAGTTTCCAACAGAAGACAACAAACTTCAAGCCTGAAGAG GACCAAGATGGAGCGGTGGAGATTTCAAGGTCGGCTTTTGTGGAGCTGGTTCAGACTTTGCTTAGAAACCAATCAGAAAAGGAGCGTTTTTTCAAG GATGTATTCCCAGTACAATATGGAGTTCGTTTTGATACAGCGCTGCAGATCCTGGTGTGGGAGTTCTTTTACCGACTGGAGAACTTCCTCCCAGTACCAAGTTTTTCACAG GTATTCTCCATGTTTGACCTTTCATCCTTCGACTATGAGATGGAGCAGTTTGTTTCTCATCCTGATGATCTGAAGAAGATTTTGCAGCATCAGCAGGAGCATCAAAAGATGACTAAGA ATGAATTCACCTTCATGCCAGACACTATCCTCTCCGCACTCACATCTAAACGGACTTCAGAGGCATCTGAGGATCATAGTGACCGCAAAATAAACAGGGGAggtaaagacagaaaacaagataCTGAGAAGTCACAGGGAAGAAATCAAGAAAAGATCTGCAGCATAGAAGACACATGTGAGGACGATGGAGAGACTGACGACAGTTCCAGTGAAGTTAATCCATACTCTCGGCCGCAGGACTGTGGACTGTCACCACTCAGTTCTTCCCCGTGTTCTGAAGAAGGTGGTGCAGCAAGTGACAGTG AAACAGTTGGTGAAGCCTCCTTCCAGCAACCTAGATGCTCAAAAAGGTCAATGAAAGGAGCAAAGGAACATCTGGAACTGAGTAGAAACAAGGAGCCAGCAGAAGAGAGCACGATCAAGTCCTCAACAGAAGGCAGATCTGATGTCTCCCCTCCGTTCAGGGAGGACGCCATAAGAGCCAATAAAAACACCTGCCTGGAGTGTGGCAAGACTTTTGCATCTAGTTCCAACTTGAAAAACCATCGTTATGTTCACTCTTCGGAGCGACCATTCAAGTGCACTCAGTGCGAAAAGACATATAAAAGTCCTAAAGATCTCAATCAGCATTTCCTTATTCACTCTAACTCTGGAGCGCTGTCCTTCGCTTGCAGCCTTTGTGAGAAGAAATTTAGGTCTCACTCTTCGCTTACAGTTCATCTGCGACGTCACAATGGAGAAAGGCCGTTTGCCTGCTCGTACTGCGACAAGAAATTCCTGACAAACTCAGTCTTGAAGTCCCACATGCGCATTCACACTGGTGAACGCCCGTATGCCTGTACTTTTTGCGACAAGAAATTCACACAGCTCTATCCGCGCACTGTTCATCTCAGGATGCATATGAAAGAGAAACCGTATCTGTGCAGCACCTGTGGTATGTCTTTCTGTAGCTCCGGCGCCCTGCTGGTGCATTCACGAACTCACACGGGGGAGCGGCCTCATCAGTGTGAATCCTGCGGAAAAAGTTTCGCCTCAGCTGCACAGCTAATAGTACATCGTAGGTACCACACAGGAGAGAGGCCATATCCTTGCTCACAATGTGACAAATCCTTTCACTGTAGTTCAGGACTGAAGAAACACATGAGGACACACACGGGAGAGAAACCTCACCAGTGTTTAACGTGTCACAAGACGTTTTCACAAAAGTCTAACATGAAAATACACCTCAAAGTCCACAAGAACATCTAG